A single genomic interval of Oryza sativa Japonica Group chromosome 7, ASM3414082v1 harbors:
- the LOC107278128 gene encoding pathogenesis-related protein PRB1-3: MERGASFAVVMAAMAVVLATTSTAQAQTTATDIVNIHNAARSAVGVPALSWDDNLAAYAQGYANQRAGDCALRHSDRNNYQYGENLSWNPSVQAWTAASSVDQWVAEKGSYDYASNSCVGGAMCGHYTQVVWRDTTAVGCAAVACNANRGVFFICTYFPAGNVQNQRPY; encoded by the coding sequence ATGGAGAGAGGAGCGAGCTTTGCAGTGGtgatggcggccatggcggtggttCTGGCCACCACATCGACGGCGCAGGCCCAGACCACGGCGACCGACATCGTCAACATCCACAACGCCGCCCGGAGCGCCGTCGGCGTCCCGGCGCTGTCGTGGGACGACAACCTGGCGGCGTACGCGCAGGGCTACGCGAACCAGCGCGCCGGCGACTGCGCGCTGCGGCACTCCGATCGCAACAACTATCAGTACGGCGAGAACCTGTCGTGGAACCCCTCCGTGCAggcgtggacggcggcgagctccgtcGACCAGTGGGTGGCGGAGAAGGGCTCCTACGACTACGCCAGCAACAGCTGCGTCGGCGGCGCCATGTGCGGCCACTACACGCAGGTCGTGTGGCGCGACACCACCGCCGTCGgatgcgccgccgtcgcctgcaACGCCAACCGAGGCGTCTTCTTCATCTGCACCTACTTCCCCGCCGGCAACGTCCAAAACCAGAGGCCGTACTAG